The window CCACCCTCGCGTTTTCCGAGGGCGTTCCCATGCTGTCGCACGGCGACGAGATGGGCCGCACGCAATACGGAAACAACAACGCGTATGCCCAGGACAACGAAACCACCTGGGTCGATTGGTCGCTCGAGGCGCGCCAGCGCGCGATGCTCGACTTCACGCGCCGCGTGTTCTCGATCCGCCAGAAGAACCCGGTGCTTCGCCGCCGCAGCTTCCTGCGCGGACAAGCGCTCGACGCATCTGGAGCGAAAGACCTGTCGTGGATCCATCCCGATGGACGCGAGATGACCGATGCCGATTGGCACGATGCTGGCGCACACGTGCTGGGCATGCTCATCAACGGCGACGCCTCCGACGACATCGATGACCACGGCCGTCCGATCAAGGGCGACAGCCTGCTGCTCATCGTGAACAACCAGGAGGAAATGCGTCGGTTCACGCTGCCCACGATGCCGATGCTCGGGACGTGGGTCGAGATGCTGCACACGGCCGGCCGGCAGGGTGCGACGACGGGAGAGCACGACACGACGCTGCCGCCGTTCTCCCTCGTGCTCCTGCGGTACGGGCCGGCGGGCGGCGGCGACCGTTAGGACATGAGCCGGCCGCCGCGACGCCGCTACGCCGACGCGTCTCGCCAGTCGGGCGCGTCGCGCGCGCCGGAGATCATCTCCGAGCCGCCGGTGTCGCGCGCCGATGCGGCGCGCCTCGCCGCCGGCGAGCACACCGATCCGCACCGCATGCTCGGCGCGCACGCGGCCGTGCGCGGCGCCGAACGCGGCGTCGTGATCCGCGCGTTCCACCCCGACGCGAGCGGCGTCGACTCGGTGCTCGCCGATGGCGGCACGGTGCCGCTCGATCCCATTGGGCTGGGCCTCTTCCAGGCGTTCGTGCCCAACGCAACGCTCCCGCTCCGCTACCGGCTCCGGTTCGCCTTCGCCGGCGGGGGCTCTTGGGAGCGCGGCGACCCGTACCGGTTTCTGCCGACGTTAGGCGACGTGGACCTGCACCTGTTCAACGAAGGCACGCACTGGCGCCTCTGGGACGTGCTCGGCGCCCACGTGCGCGAGATCGACGGAGAACGCGGCACGTCGTTCGCCGTCTGGGCGCCCACCGCGAAACGCGTGAGCGTCGTCGGCGACTTCGATGGATGGGATGGCCGCCTCCTGCCCATGCGATCGCTCGGCAGCTCGGGCGTGTTCGAGCTCTTCGTGCCCGGCGTGGACGCGGGCGCGCTCTACAAGTTCGAGATCCTCACGCAGCAGGGTGATCTGCGCCTCAAGACCGACCCGTTCGCGTTCGCAATGGAAATGCCGCCTGCGAGCGCGTCGCGCGTCGCCGAATCGCGGTTCCGTTGGGCAGACGACGCGTGGCTCGCGTCGCGCCGGTCGGCGGACCCGGCACGCCGCCCGATGGCGATCTACGAGGTGCACCTCGGATCCTGGATGCGCGCGCCCGAAGAAAACAATCGAGTGCTCACCTACCGAGAGATCGCGCCCCGCCTCGCCGAGCACGTCAAGCAATTCGGGTTCACGCACGTCGAGCTGATGCCGATCGCCGAGCATCCGTTCACCGGCAGCTGGGGCTACCAGGTGACCGGCTACTTTGCGCCCACCGCGCGCTACGGTTCGCCCGACGACTTCCGCGCGTTCGTGGACACGCTGCACGCCGCCGGCATCGGCGTGCTCATCGACTGGGTGCCGGCGCACTTCCCGCGCGACGATTTCGCGCTGCGCCGGTTCGACGGGACGGCGCTCTTCGAGCACGACGATCCACGGTTAGGCGAACACCCCGACTGGGGCACCCTCATCTTCAATTACGCGCGCAACGAAGTGCGCAATTTCCTCGTCGCCAACGCGCTGTACTGGCTCGAGGAATTCCATATCGACGGCCTGCGCGTCGATGCGGTCGCGTCGATGCTCTACCTGGACTACAGCCGCCGACCCGGCGAATGGCTCCGCAACAAGTACGGCGGACGCGAGAATCTCGACGCAATCGCGTTTCTGCAGACGATGAATCGCGTGGTGCACGAGCGGCACCCGGGCTGCATCACGGTCGCCGAAGAATCGACGGCGTGGCCCGGCGTCACCAAGCCGGTGGAGCAGGGCGGACTGGGCTTTTCGTTCAAGTGGAACATGGGCTGGATGCACGACACGCTCGGCTACTTCGCGCGCGACCCGATGTACCGCTCGTGGCACCAGAACGACCTCACGTTCGCGATGATTTACGAGTACAGCGAGCGTTTCATCATGCCGCTGTCACACGACGAGGTGGTGCACCTCAAGCGGTCGCTGCTGGGCAAGATGCCTAACGACGCCGATCCGTGGCGCCAGTTCGCGAATCTTCGCCTGCTCCTGGCGTATCTGTACACGCGGCCCGGCAAGAAGCTGCTCTTCATGGGTTCGGAGCTCGCTCCGCCCGGCGAATGGAATCACGACGAGAGCCTGCCGTGGCACCTCGCCGCCGATCCCACGCGCGCGGCCTTCGGCGCGTTCGTGGAAGACCTCGGCAAACTCTACGGAGAGCGCGCGCCGCTCTGGCGCGAGGACTACGATCCGCACGGATTCCAGTGGATCGACGTCGCCGACGCCGCGAATTCCGTCGTCTCCTACGTGCGCCGAGCGGGCGACGAGCACCTGGTGGTGGTGCTCAACATGACCCCGGTGCCGCGCGAGCAGTACCGCATCGGTGCACCGTCGTCGGGCGCGTACGTCCAGGTGTTGTCCAGCGACGCCCAACGCTACGGCGGAAGCGGCGTGGCCACGCTCGAGCGCGTGGCCACCGACCCGCTGCCCCTCCACGGGTTCGAGCACTCGATGGCGCTCGTGCTGCCTCCGTTAGGCGCACTCGTGCTGCGCCCCGCCGCCGGCTGACGGCGGTGTCGTCGCTCCAGGCGCTCGCGGCCCGTCTCGGCATTCTCGATCGGTACGTCGACCAGACCGGACGCGAAACCCGCGTCACCTCGGACGCCACGAGCACCGCGCTGCTCGCCGCCATGGGCGTCGACGCCTCGAGCGAAACGCGGATCGCCAAGGCGCTGCGCGCGCTCGACGAGCGCGAGCGGCGCCAGATCCTCGCCCCGGTGCGCGTGGTGCGCGAATCCGATGCGTGGGACCGCACGCTCCGCTTCCGCGTGCCCGACACCCTGGCTCCGCCTAACGCTATCGCGCGCGTCGAGTACACGTGCACCCTCGAGGACGAGCGCGGCGCGTGCACCTCCTACACCGGCGCCGTCGAGCGGCACGCGGCCGACGTCGTCGACGTCGGCCTCGCGCCGCTCGTCGGCGCCGGCTACTATCGGCTGCACCTCGCGCTCCGCGGACGCGGAGCGCGCGCCGACGCCCGCCAAACCCTCATCGTCGCCCCGCCCGCCTGCGTCACCCCCACCGCCAAACACTTCGGCATCGAAGCGAATCTCTACGCCGTCCGCAGCGCCGCCAACTGGAGCATCGGCACCCTCGACGATCTCGGCACCCTCGCCGAATGGAGCGCCTCCCACGGCGCCGCGTTCGTCGGCATCAACCCGCTGCACGCACTGCGCAACCGCGGCGCCGCCATCTCGCCCTACAGCCCCGTCAGCCGCCTCTACCGAAGCGCCGCCTACCTGGCCGTCGAGGCCATCCCCGAGCTCGAGCACAGCGAAGAAGCCCGCGCGCTGCTCGCGAGCGACGC is drawn from Gemmatimonadaceae bacterium and contains these coding sequences:
- the glgB gene encoding 1,4-alpha-glucan branching protein GlgB; translation: MSRPPRRRYADASRQSGASRAPEIISEPPVSRADAARLAAGEHTDPHRMLGAHAAVRGAERGVVIRAFHPDASGVDSVLADGGTVPLDPIGLGLFQAFVPNATLPLRYRLRFAFAGGGSWERGDPYRFLPTLGDVDLHLFNEGTHWRLWDVLGAHVREIDGERGTSFAVWAPTAKRVSVVGDFDGWDGRLLPMRSLGSSGVFELFVPGVDAGALYKFEILTQQGDLRLKTDPFAFAMEMPPASASRVAESRFRWADDAWLASRRSADPARRPMAIYEVHLGSWMRAPEENNRVLTYREIAPRLAEHVKQFGFTHVELMPIAEHPFTGSWGYQVTGYFAPTARYGSPDDFRAFVDTLHAAGIGVLIDWVPAHFPRDDFALRRFDGTALFEHDDPRLGEHPDWGTLIFNYARNEVRNFLVANALYWLEEFHIDGLRVDAVASMLYLDYSRRPGEWLRNKYGGRENLDAIAFLQTMNRVVHERHPGCITVAEESTAWPGVTKPVEQGGLGFSFKWNMGWMHDTLGYFARDPMYRSWHQNDLTFAMIYEYSERFIMPLSHDEVVHLKRSLLGKMPNDADPWRQFANLRLLLAYLYTRPGKKLLFMGSELAPPGEWNHDESLPWHLAADPTRAAFGAFVEDLGKLYGERAPLWREDYDPHGFQWIDVADAANSVVSYVRRAGDEHLVVVLNMTPVPREQYRIGAPSSGAYVQVLSSDAQRYGGSGVATLERVATDPLPLHGFEHSMALVLPPLGALVLRPAAG